A window of the Oryzias melastigma strain HK-1 linkage group LG11, ASM292280v2, whole genome shotgun sequence genome harbors these coding sequences:
- the snx10a gene encoding sorting nexin-10A, which translates to MSTVLNNFRKSEFISISVQDPRLHKEDTWTTYVDYEIYLQTNSMCFRKKRSCVRRRYSEFVWLRHCLEQNALVLNVPKLPSWNPFFSLRNEDQVTKRMKGLQEFLDNILQVPLLLSDSRLHLFLQSGLSITKIMKCSLGQTRYTVAEAIQRSSTGCIKSLEDKATYDSDCESSSSSGLGLSIETQVQEDPLRFCERACLDH; encoded by the exons ATGAGCACTGTTCTAAATAACTTCAGAAAATCT GAATTTATCAGTATTTCAGTTCAAGATCCAAGACTCCACAAAGAAGACACCTGGACCACATATGTTGACTATGAGATCTATCTCCAA ACCAACAGTATGTGCTTCCGAAAGAAGAGGTCCTGCGTTAGGAGGCGCTACAGTGAGTTTGTCTGGCTGCGTCATTGCCTGGAGCAGAACGCCCTCGTCTT AAATGTGCCCAAACTGCCGTCCTGGAACCCCTTTTTCAGTCTGAGGAATGAAGACCAAGTCACCAAGAGGATGAAGGGTCTGCAGGAGTTTCTGGACAA CATTCTCCAGGTTCCCTTGTTGTTATCCGACAGCAGGCTGCATCTGTTCCTGCAGTCGGGTCTCAGCATTACAAAGATTATGAAGTGCTCTCTCGGTCAGACCAGGTACACAGTGGCTGAAGCCATTCAACGCTCCAGCACTGGTTGCATTAAAAGTTTAGAGGACAAAGCTACTTATGACTCGGATTGTGAAAG TTCTTCATCATCGGGGCTCGGATTAAGTATCGAGACTCAAGTTCAAGAAGATCCTCTCAGGTTCTGTGAAAGGGCCTGTTTAGATCACTGA